In Bacteroidota bacterium, a single window of DNA contains:
- a CDS encoding ABC transporter substrate-binding protein codes for MQKAIFSILAATLLWSCGGNRDSEGGIREAKGGVYYGGIFKSNEIEDFKSLYPLNVTEIVSIHIAANAYEGLVKLSQTDLSITNCLAEKVDKTKDAQTWTFYIRKDVKFQDDPCFPDGKGREITAADFKYCFDRLCEASPENHQFGVTFSGRVEGADEYYQSTVDKKPLATGVSGVKVIDDHTLQISLKFPFAGFLNILTMPGCWLYPQEAVAKYGSDMRVTCVGTGPFQVRNVKEGDAVVMERNKNYWDVDEFGNQLPYLDGLKYSFIKDKKSELYEFKKGNLDMTFRLPIEMIPDILDEFNHAKEGNARFDMMVVPAMGVDYYGFQHQSDIFKKREVRLAFNYAIDREKLVTYTLQGDGIPATYGIIPPSFKEYDNKALKGFSFKPDTARHFLAMAGYPSGKDFPKLTLQINSGGERNVQVAEVVQKMLKENLNIDVDINVMPMAEHMENYETGKALFWRTGWIADYPDPETFLTILYGKNVPEKTTDRSYVNPVRYKSAKFDSLFELALREVDNKKRFDLYRQADQVAMDDGAVMPIFYQENYRLVQLWVKNCDANGMDYRDMAKVYFIPKEEVKKKQ; via the coding sequence ATGCAGAAGGCGATCTTTTCAATATTAGCAGCAACTTTACTTTGGTCGTGTGGGGGTAATAGGGACAGTGAAGGAGGCATACGTGAAGCTAAGGGAGGAGTATACTATGGTGGAATTTTTAAGTCGAATGAGATAGAAGATTTTAAAAGTCTTTATCCCCTTAATGTTACTGAAATTGTAAGTATACACATCGCTGCGAATGCATACGAGGGTCTTGTAAAACTATCGCAAACAGATCTTTCAATTACCAATTGCCTGGCTGAAAAGGTAGATAAGACCAAAGATGCCCAGACATGGACTTTTTATATACGTAAAGATGTTAAGTTCCAGGACGATCCTTGTTTTCCGGATGGAAAGGGGCGCGAAATAACAGCTGCCGATTTCAAATATTGTTTCGACAGACTTTGTGAAGCCAGCCCCGAGAATCACCAGTTCGGAGTAACATTCAGCGGCAGGGTAGAGGGTGCGGATGAATACTATCAGTCTACTGTTGACAAAAAGCCTTTAGCCACCGGAGTTTCAGGCGTTAAAGTGATCGATGACCATACCTTGCAAATAAGTTTGAAATTTCCTTTCGCCGGTTTTTTAAATATTTTAACCATGCCGGGCTGCTGGTTGTATCCGCAGGAAGCTGTTGCGAAATATGGCAGTGACATGCGTGTAACCTGTGTCGGGACCGGACCTTTCCAGGTAAGAAATGTAAAGGAAGGTGATGCGGTGGTGATGGAGCGCAATAAAAACTATTGGGATGTGGATGAATTCGGTAATCAATTGCCTTACCTGGATGGTTTGAAGTACAGCTTCATCAAGGACAAAAAATCCGAATTGTATGAATTCAAAAAAGGCAATCTCGATATGACCTTCCGTTTGCCAATTGAAATGATACCTGATATTTTAGATGAGTTTAATCATGCCAAAGAAGGCAATGCACGTTTTGATATGATGGTTGTTCCGGCCATGGGCGTTGATTATTATGGCTTTCAGCATCAAAGCGATATTTTTAAGAAAAGAGAAGTGCGCCTGGCATTCAATTATGCCATTGACCGTGAGAAGCTTGTTACATACACGCTCCAGGGCGATGGTATTCCGGCTACTTATGGTATCATTCCTCCCTCATTTAAGGAATACGATAATAAAGCATTGAAAGGTTTTTCGTTTAAGCCCGATACCGCCCGTCATTTTCTGGCTATGGCCGGTTATCCGAGTGGCAAAGATTTTCCAAAGCTGACACTGCAGATCAACAGCGGAGGAGAGCGTAATGTGCAGGTAGCTGAGGTTGTTCAGAAAATGCTGAAAGAAAATCTGAATATAGACGTTGATATCAATGTAATGCCAATGGCCGAGCATATGGAGAATTATGAAACCGGCAAGGCTTTATTCTGGAGAACAGGCTGGATAGCGGATTATCCGGATCCTGAAACATTCCTTACTATTTTGTATGGTAAAAATGTTCCTGAGAAAACAACCGATCGTTCTTATGTGAACCCCGTTCGTTATAAAAGCGCGAAGTTCGATTCCTTATTTGAGTTGGCTTTGCGTGAAGTTGACAATAAAAAACGTTTCGATCTGTACCGCCAGGCTGACCAGGTTGCGATGGACGACGGAGCGGTGATGCCTATTTTCTACCAGGAAAACTATCGTCTTGTACAGCTATGGGTGAAGAATTGCGATGCTAACGGCATGGACTATCGTGATATGGCGAAGGTTTACTTTATTCCTAAGGAAGAGGTAAAGAAAAAACAGTAG
- a CDS encoding YeeE/YedE family protein, whose amino-acid sequence MLELLSKPWSWYVSGPVIGLCVPLLLILGNKPLGVSSSLKQFCAMCFPANIEFFKFDWKAGIWKVYFIVGLFIGGFIGGFILNDPNLPVLSSSTINDINAMGVSHQQGILPAEIFSWDALFSWRNLLIVAGGSFLVGFGTRYANGCTSGHGIYGLATFQLPSLIAVITFFAFGILSANFLLPLILK is encoded by the coding sequence TTGTTAGAGCTATTAAGTAAACCCTGGTCCTGGTATGTATCAGGGCCTGTGATTGGTTTGTGCGTTCCGCTATTATTGATCCTCGGAAATAAACCGCTTGGAGTTTCATCCAGCTTAAAGCAGTTTTGCGCCATGTGTTTTCCCGCCAATATTGAGTTTTTCAAATTTGACTGGAAGGCCGGAATATGGAAAGTGTATTTTATTGTCGGTCTTTTCATCGGTGGTTTTATAGGAGGTTTTATTCTGAATGATCCGAACCTGCCTGTTCTGTCTTCATCAACAATTAACGACATTAACGCAATGGGCGTGTCCCATCAGCAGGGCATTCTTCCTGCTGAGATATTCAGTTGGGATGCTTTATTCAGCTGGAGAAATCTGCTCATCGTTGCCGGCGGATCTTTTCTTGTCGGCTTTGGGACCCGCTATGCTAATGGATGTACCAGCGGTCATGGTATTTACGGACTCGCTACTTTTCAGCTGCCATCACTTATTGCGGTAATTACATTTTTCGCTTTTGGGATATTATCGGCCAATTTTTTGTTGCCCCTTATTTTAAAATAG
- a CDS encoding T9SS type A sorting domain-containing protein, producing the protein MQLFIELKQSFAEPVQLDVFSSTGQRVYNILMESGMNKEKTEVNTSGWDTGIYMIRIGSGEQTHTRKIIIE; encoded by the coding sequence ATACAATTATTCATTGAACTTAAACAAAGTTTTGCCGAACCTGTTCAGCTTGATGTATTCAGTTCAACCGGTCAACGGGTATACAATATTTTGATGGAAAGCGGCATGAATAAGGAAAAAACAGAAGTTAACACTTCGGGCTGGGATACCGGAATTTACATGATTAGAATCGGTTCAGGTGAGCAGACGCATACACGGAAAATTATCATTGAATAA
- the xth gene encoding exodeoxyribonuclease III, producing the protein MAKIVTYNVNGIRSAISKGWIDWLQATGPDVVCLQEIKANPDQIDPSPIQKLGYEMYWYPAQKKGYSGVAVFSKIKPDHVEYGCGIKKYDDEGRVLRLDFKDVSVMSVYMPSGSSGEERQAFKMIWLDDFQKYIDSLKKKRSKLIICGDYNICHRPIDIHNPVSNANSSGFLPEEREWIDNFMKTGFIDTFRHFNKEPHNYTWWSFRANSRAKNLGWRIDYNLISHTLENKLKRAAILPEAKHSDHCPVLLEIDF; encoded by the coding sequence ATGGCTAAAATAGTTACTTATAATGTGAACGGTATCCGTTCAGCGATCAGCAAAGGCTGGATCGATTGGCTGCAAGCCACCGGCCCCGATGTTGTTTGCCTGCAGGAAATAAAAGCTAATCCCGATCAGATCGATCCTTCTCCAATCCAAAAATTAGGATACGAAATGTATTGGTATCCTGCGCAAAAAAAGGGATACAGCGGTGTCGCCGTTTTTTCTAAAATAAAACCCGATCATGTGGAGTATGGCTGCGGTATAAAAAAATACGATGATGAAGGCCGTGTATTGAGACTTGATTTTAAAGATGTGTCGGTGATGAGTGTATATATGCCTTCCGGCTCAAGCGGTGAGGAGCGGCAGGCCTTTAAAATGATATGGCTGGACGATTTTCAAAAATACATTGACAGCCTGAAAAAGAAACGGTCTAAACTTATCATTTGCGGCGATTATAATATATGTCACAGGCCTATTGATATTCATAACCCGGTAAGTAACGCTAACTCCTCGGGTTTTTTGCCCGAAGAGCGGGAGTGGATCGATAATTTCATGAAAACAGGTTTTATCGACACTTTCCGGCATTTTAATAAAGAGCCTCATAATTATACATGGTGGAGTTTTAGGGCCAATTCCAGAGCCAAAAACCTGGGTTGGCGCATTGATTACAACCTGATCAGCCATACACTTGAGAATAAGCTTAAACGTGCCGCCATACTCCCCGAGGCTAAACATTCAGACCATTGTCCGGTTTTACTTGAAATCGATTTTTAA
- a CDS encoding YeeE/YedE family protein produces the protein MRNFLYMVTGIVFGVALYKGEAVSWFRMQEMFRFQGFQIFGFFMTAVPVATISVLLLKKFKVKSMDGELIQTSPKKFTKGTVIGSALFGIGWGLTGTCPAPIYIQIGGGALVAIVSLFFALAGTWVYGYFQKRLPH, from the coding sequence ATGAGAAATTTCCTATATATGGTAACCGGTATAGTATTTGGTGTGGCGCTTTATAAAGGAGAAGCCGTATCCTGGTTCAGGATGCAGGAAATGTTCCGCTTCCAGGGTTTTCAGATATTCGGTTTTTTTATGACAGCGGTGCCTGTAGCGACCATTTCGGTTTTGTTGTTGAAAAAATTTAAAGTAAAAAGTATGGATGGAGAATTAATTCAAACCTCTCCGAAAAAATTTACGAAGGGCACTGTTATTGGTTCTGCGCTTTTTGGCATTGGCTGGGGACTCACAGGAACATGTCCCGCACCTATTTATATTCAGATCGGCGGAGGGGCCTTGGTTGCAATTGTATCATTATTCTTCGCCCTTGCCGGAACATGGGTTTACGGTTATTTTCAGAAAAGACTTCCTCATTAA
- a CDS encoding CocE/NonD family hydrolase, translating into MNPKSILFFIGTILVLNSYSQPLSPKIVNIPMRDGKTLAADIYRPDTVNKYPVILIQTPYNRIFYRLGLPLGTGLKLNTSKYAFVIVDWRCFYGSTSACVASPDRGKDGYDVVQWIAAQPWSDGKVGTWGPSALGKIQYQTAKEKPANLVCAVPLVAGSQFNYDEYFPGGVYRTEYVEQLDALGYGMSTTLLANPVYNLTWQFAENANMYPESINIPVFMIGGWYDHNISVMLQLFDSLKANSPAVVRAKHKLMMGPWAHGGFGATYVGSGNQGELSYPGAAGWSDSLALRFFDHYLRGVNNNWDNEPVMRYFQLGEDNWNASTTWPPAALPDVKLYLHKNGLLDPAVPTAAKDSSVIIYDPRDPSPTYGGTTLKQGLKQGPYNQKDTVESRNDILIFSTPVLTQNVKLKGTTKAVFSVSSDRFDTDFSIRLTDVYPDGRSMLVADGIQRMRFRKGFTAADTSRIVPGQTYQVQIDLPSTAITFLAGHRICIDITSSNYPRFDSNLNNGNKMYVAGDTLIATNTVYFYNTKPSYISFAFENYPTGVKEMVYNYSLNLNKVLPNLFSLMYSVQPVNGYTIF; encoded by the coding sequence ATGAATCCAAAATCCATTCTTTTTTTTATCGGCACAATCCTAGTGCTCAATTCTTATTCTCAACCCCTCAGTCCTAAAATTGTAAATATCCCGATGCGCGATGGAAAAACACTTGCGGCCGACATTTACCGCCCGGATACTGTAAATAAATACCCGGTGATCCTGATCCAGACACCCTATAACCGCATTTTTTATCGCCTGGGCTTGCCACTGGGCACAGGACTGAAACTAAACACCAGTAAATATGCCTTTGTTATTGTTGACTGGCGCTGCTTTTATGGTTCCACTTCGGCCTGTGTAGCCTCACCCGACCGGGGAAAAGACGGGTACGATGTGGTGCAATGGATAGCAGCTCAACCCTGGAGTGATGGCAAGGTAGGCACATGGGGACCATCAGCTTTGGGCAAGATACAATACCAAACCGCTAAAGAAAAACCGGCCAACCTTGTATGCGCAGTTCCTCTGGTTGCGGGTTCGCAATTTAATTATGATGAATATTTTCCGGGCGGAGTATACCGTACCGAATATGTTGAGCAATTGGACGCGCTGGGTTACGGAATGTCGACAACTCTATTGGCAAATCCTGTGTATAACCTTACCTGGCAATTCGCAGAGAACGCAAATATGTATCCTGAATCGATCAATATTCCTGTATTTATGATCGGGGGCTGGTACGATCACAACATATCAGTGATGCTGCAATTGTTCGACAGCCTGAAAGCCAATTCACCTGCAGTCGTAAGAGCCAAACACAAGCTGATGATGGGACCCTGGGCACATGGCGGGTTTGGCGCCACTTATGTAGGATCGGGCAACCAGGGTGAGCTCTCCTACCCCGGCGCAGCGGGCTGGAGCGATTCGCTGGCCCTGCGTTTTTTTGATCATTATTTAAGAGGCGTGAATAACAACTGGGACAACGAACCTGTAATGCGCTACTTTCAGCTTGGCGAGGACAACTGGAATGCCTCCACAACCTGGCCACCTGCTGCTTTACCCGATGTGAAATTATACCTGCATAAAAACGGCTTGCTTGACCCGGCAGTACCAACGGCAGCGAAAGACAGCTCAGTAATAATATACGATCCGCGCGACCCATCACCTACGTATGGCGGCACCACGCTGAAACAGGGATTAAAACAAGGCCCCTACAACCAAAAAGATACGGTAGAAAGCAGGAACGATATACTGATCTTCAGCACACCGGTCTTAACTCAAAATGTAAAACTCAAAGGAACAACCAAAGCGGTATTTTCCGTTTCGTCCGATCGCTTCGACACTGATTTTTCGATCCGTTTAACGGATGTTTATCCCGACGGAAGATCAATGCTGGTAGCGGATGGAATACAAAGGATGCGTTTCAGAAAAGGATTTACGGCAGCCGATACTTCCCGCATTGTTCCCGGACAAACATACCAGGTTCAGATCGACCTTCCATCCACTGCCATTACTTTCCTGGCGGGACACAGGATATGCATTGATATTACTTCTTCCAACTATCCGCGTTTCGACTCCAACCTGAATAACGGTAACAAAATGTATGTCGCAGGAGATACATTGATCGCGACGAACACTGTCTATTTCTACAACACAAAACCTTCCTACATTTCTTTCGCGTTTGAAAATTATCCGACCGGTGTAAAAGAAATGGTATACAATTATTCATTGAACTTAAACAAAGTTTTGCCGAACCTGTTCAGCTTGATGTATTCAGTTCAACCGGTCAACGGGTATACAATATTTTGA